A genome region from Megalobrama amblycephala isolate DHTTF-2021 linkage group LG18, ASM1881202v1, whole genome shotgun sequence includes the following:
- the chek1 gene encoding serine/threonine-protein kinase Chk1 isoform X1 has protein sequence MSVPFVKDWDVVQTLGEGAYGEVRLLVNKKTEEAVAVKVVDMAKAKDCIENVKKEVCICKMLSHPNIVRFFGHRSEGTTQYIFLEYCSGGELFDRIEPDVGMPEKEAHRFFQQLIAGVEYLHSIGITHRDIKPENILLDDKDNLKISDFGLATMFRHRGRERALNRLCGTLPYVAPELMSRSAFHAQPADTWACGIVLTAMLAGELPWDQPSENCQEYLDWLEKKIYLTPWKKIDAVPLSLLSKILLHNPEDRFTIPEIKKHRWFSRSFKSAVKRQSDTPVTKMHRADSELSQLRRKNSDDRAQISSSQPEPQGLWEQKEVTVHTDVSVSFSQPTCPDHMLLGSQLLGTPGASQNPWQRLVRRMTRFFTTVKAEPSCIALRDACIAMGHTWKQSCTNQATVSTMDRRNNKLIFIVHFLEMEERILVDFRLSKGDGLEFKRIFLKLKLKLSDIISNQKVLPLN, from the exons ATGTCTGTGCCTTTTGTTAAAGACTGGGATGTGGTACAAACCCTTGGAGAGGGGGCGTACGGCGA GGTGCGACTGCTTGTCAACAAGAAGACAGAAGAAGCTGTGGCGGTGAAAGTTGTGGACATGGCAAAGGCCAAGGATTGTATAGAGAATGTGAAGAAGGAGGTTTGCATATGCAAGATGCTCTCACACCCCAACATCGTACGTTTCTTTGGGCACAGGAGTGAGGGGACGACACAGTACATCTTCTTGGAGTACTGTAGTGGAGGAGAGCTTTTTGACCGAATCG AACCAGATGTTGGGATGCCAGAAAAGGAGGCACACAGGTTTTTTCAGCAGTTAATAGCTGGTGTG GAATATCTTCACAGCATTGGGATTACACACCGTGACATAAAACCAGAGAATATTCTTCTTGATGATAAAG ATAATCTGAAGATCTCTGATTTTGGACTGGCTACCATGTTCCGTCACCGTGGTCGAGAGCGGGCGCTGAATCGTTTGTGTGGCACTCTACCCTATGTTGCCCCCGAGCTCATGTCACGCTCGGCGTTCCACGCTCAACCTGCGGACACTTGGGCTTGTGGTATTGTGCTCACTGCAATGTTAGCTGGAG AGTTACCATGGGACCAGCCGAGTGAAAACTGTCAGGAATATTTAGATTGGCTGGAGAAGAAGATCTACCTCACACCATGGAAGAAAATTGATGCTGTGCCCTTGA GTCTGCTATCCAAGATATTACTGCATAATCCAGAGGACAGGTTCACCATTCCTGAAATTAAGAAACATCGTTGGTTTAGCAGAAGTTTCAAATCAG CAGTAAAACGTCAGAGTGACACACCGGTAACCAAGATGCATCGGGCTGACTCAGAACTCTCACAACTGAGACGAAAAAACAG TGATGACAGAGCACAGATCTCCAGCTCTCAGCCTGAGCCGCAGGGATTGTGGGAGCAGAAGGAGGTTACAGTGCATACAGATGTCAGTGTCAgcttttcacagcctacctgtccTGACCACATGTTGCTGGGCAGCCAACTGCTTGGCACACCGGGTGCCAGCCAG aacCCATGGCAGCGGTTGGTGAGAAGGATGACCAGGTTCTTTACTACGGTAAAGGCAGAGCCGTCTTGCATTGCTCTCCGTGATGCCTGCATTGCTATGGGTCACACATGGAAACAGAGCTGCACCAATCAG GCGACGGTGTCCACAATGGATCGCCGCAATAATAAACTGATCTTCATAGTGCACTTCCTGGAAATGGAGGAACGCATTTTAGTAGATTTCCGGCTGTCAAAG GGGGACGGTTTGGAATTCAAGAGAATATTcctgaaactgaaactgaagcTGTCTGACATTATTAGTAACCAAAAGGTTTTGCCTTTGAATTGA
- the cfap53 gene encoding cilia- and flagella-associated protein 53 — MLTAHRRRTREITGPAHSVAVRARHNLSKDIDSLFLRRRKQEATQNEVLEFTKDHSSCDVRMRWERNTQRRMVSATISRHLEEAREQYQMGIDEKRERLRELLESEEQELFREMEAKKETVLERQAKMLERATTLRERRESERQRLVADKLDQLFREQSEELRTVQMKRRQDEVCTERESQIRTKEEVRRMQEEEDRLFAQMWESDRLAKEERHNQEVQRQRENNLQQKTFLQTQMETAEQQRVRAKQLKQEEARLLRDQREMLRLEAEREHRQKLQDQEKRRKQLDLSLRLKMKRLARDRQEELALDMSILEQLLTEERDEKQDEVLKKLERQEEQHRYREYLAEQLKEQKRQEAETEQLFESELQQAWARREAQWRLEKTARDRLMKDVMDTRRLQIQEKLIENMQKQAETLKEREELDRIIQENKLLDEEEKTRLREATQEYRADLLAQMLHRQHIREAEQAEKEHEFQKGLMYQEQYNKKIQDILSRPISGTTAVHPFRRRERGCSSSGGQLE, encoded by the exons atgtTGACGGCACACCGAAGAAGGACACGGGAAATAACTGGACCTGCACATTCCGTGGCAGTG AGAGCAAGACATAATTTATCCAAAGACATAGACAGCCTGTTTCTGAGGAGAAGAAAACAGGAGGCGACACAGAATGAGGTGCTGGAGTTTACCAAGGATCACAGCTCCTGTGATGTGAGAATGAGATGGGAAAGGAACACGCAGCGCCGGATGGTGTCGGCCACTATTAGTAGACATCTAGAGGAAGCAAGAGAGCAGTACCAGATGGGCATTGATGAGAAGAGGGAAAG GCTTCGTGAACTGCTGGAGTCAGAAGAGCAGGAACTCTTCAGGGAGATGGAGGCAAAAAAGGAGACGGTGTTAGAGAGGCAGGCTAAAATGCTTGAAAGAGCCACGACTCTACGGGAGAGAAGGGAGAGCGAGAGACAGAGACTTGTTGCTGATAAACTCGATCAGCTCTTCAG AGAGCAGAGTGAGGAGCTGCGTACTGTGCAGATGAAGCGCAGACAGGATGAGGTCTGCACTGAGCGTGAGTCTCAGATCCGTACTAAGGAGGAAGTGCGACGGATGCAAGAAGAAGAAGACAGATTGTTCGCTCAGATGTGGGAGAGCGACAGGCTGGCTAAAGAGGAGCGTCATAACCAGGAGGTTCAACGTCAGAGAGAGAACAACCTCCAGCAGAAGACATTCCTGCAGACACAGATGGAAACGGCTGAGCAGCAGAGAGTCCGGGCCAAGCAACTGAAGCAAGAGGAGGCCCGGTTATTG AGAGACCAGAGGGAGATGCTTCGTCTGGAGGCAGAGAGAGAACACAGACAGAAGCTCCAAGACCAGGAGAAACGACGTAAGCAGCTGGACCTTTCACTTCGGCTGAAGATGAAGCGCCTGGCTCGAGATCGCCAGGAGGAGCTGGCTCTGGATATGAGCATCCTGGAGCAGCTTCTGACTGAAGAAAGAGATGAAAAGCAGGATGAGGTCCTCAAAAAG CTGGAGCGCCAAGAGGAGCAGCACAGGTACCGGGAGTATCTAGCAGAGCAGCTCAAAGAGCAGAAACGACAAGAAGCTGAGACGGAGCAACTGTTTGAATCAGAGCTCCAGCAGGCCTGGGCTCGCAGGGAGGCACAGTGGCGTCTGGAAAAGACAGCGAGAGACAGACTTATGAAGGATGTCATGGACACTCGCCGGTTGCAGATCCAGGAGAAGT TGATCGAGAACATGCAGAAACAAGCTGAGActttaaaagagagagaggagctTGACCGAATCATTCAAGAGAACAAATTGCtggatgaagaagaaaaaactcG TTTAAGGGAGGCCACTCAGGAGTATCGGGCTGATTTACTGGCTCAGATGCTGCACCGCCAGCACATTCGTGAAGCAGAACAAGCTGAGAAAGAACACGAGTTCCAGAAGGGTCTAATGTATCAGGAACAGTACAATAAGAAGATTCAGGACATCCTTTCAAGGCCCATATCCGGCACGACAGCAGTTCATCCCTTCAGGAGACGAGAGCGCGGCTGCTCCAGCTCTGGTGGACAGCTGGAATAA
- the chek1 gene encoding serine/threonine-protein kinase Chk1 isoform X2, translating to MSVPFVKDWDVVQTLGEGAYGEVRLLVNKKTEEAVAVKVVDMAKAKDCIENVKKEVCICKMLSHPNIVRFFGHRSEGTTQYIFLEYCSGGELFDRIEPDVGMPEKEAHRFFQQLIAGVEYLHSIGITHRDIKPENILLDDKDNLKISDFGLATMFRHRGRERALNRLCGTLPYVAPELMSRSAFHAQPADTWACGIVLTAMLAGELPWDQPSENCQEYLDWLEKKIYLTPWKKIDAVPLSLLSKILLHNPEDRFTIPEIKKHRWFSRSFKSVKRQSDTPVTKMHRADSELSQLRRKNSDDRAQISSSQPEPQGLWEQKEVTVHTDVSVSFSQPTCPDHMLLGSQLLGTPGASQNPWQRLVRRMTRFFTTVKAEPSCIALRDACIAMGHTWKQSCTNQATVSTMDRRNNKLIFIVHFLEMEERILVDFRLSKGDGLEFKRIFLKLKLKLSDIISNQKVLPLN from the exons ATGTCTGTGCCTTTTGTTAAAGACTGGGATGTGGTACAAACCCTTGGAGAGGGGGCGTACGGCGA GGTGCGACTGCTTGTCAACAAGAAGACAGAAGAAGCTGTGGCGGTGAAAGTTGTGGACATGGCAAAGGCCAAGGATTGTATAGAGAATGTGAAGAAGGAGGTTTGCATATGCAAGATGCTCTCACACCCCAACATCGTACGTTTCTTTGGGCACAGGAGTGAGGGGACGACACAGTACATCTTCTTGGAGTACTGTAGTGGAGGAGAGCTTTTTGACCGAATCG AACCAGATGTTGGGATGCCAGAAAAGGAGGCACACAGGTTTTTTCAGCAGTTAATAGCTGGTGTG GAATATCTTCACAGCATTGGGATTACACACCGTGACATAAAACCAGAGAATATTCTTCTTGATGATAAAG ATAATCTGAAGATCTCTGATTTTGGACTGGCTACCATGTTCCGTCACCGTGGTCGAGAGCGGGCGCTGAATCGTTTGTGTGGCACTCTACCCTATGTTGCCCCCGAGCTCATGTCACGCTCGGCGTTCCACGCTCAACCTGCGGACACTTGGGCTTGTGGTATTGTGCTCACTGCAATGTTAGCTGGAG AGTTACCATGGGACCAGCCGAGTGAAAACTGTCAGGAATATTTAGATTGGCTGGAGAAGAAGATCTACCTCACACCATGGAAGAAAATTGATGCTGTGCCCTTGA GTCTGCTATCCAAGATATTACTGCATAATCCAGAGGACAGGTTCACCATTCCTGAAATTAAGAAACATCGTTGGTTTAGCAGAAGTTTCAAATCAG TAAAACGTCAGAGTGACACACCGGTAACCAAGATGCATCGGGCTGACTCAGAACTCTCACAACTGAGACGAAAAAACAG TGATGACAGAGCACAGATCTCCAGCTCTCAGCCTGAGCCGCAGGGATTGTGGGAGCAGAAGGAGGTTACAGTGCATACAGATGTCAGTGTCAgcttttcacagcctacctgtccTGACCACATGTTGCTGGGCAGCCAACTGCTTGGCACACCGGGTGCCAGCCAG aacCCATGGCAGCGGTTGGTGAGAAGGATGACCAGGTTCTTTACTACGGTAAAGGCAGAGCCGTCTTGCATTGCTCTCCGTGATGCCTGCATTGCTATGGGTCACACATGGAAACAGAGCTGCACCAATCAG GCGACGGTGTCCACAATGGATCGCCGCAATAATAAACTGATCTTCATAGTGCACTTCCTGGAAATGGAGGAACGCATTTTAGTAGATTTCCGGCTGTCAAAG GGGGACGGTTTGGAATTCAAGAGAATATTcctgaaactgaaactgaagcTGTCTGACATTATTAGTAACCAAAAGGTTTTGCCTTTGAATTGA
- the LOC125253519 gene encoding V-set and immunoglobulin domain-containing protein 10-like 2, whose protein sequence is MVQRVLGVPYICLTVLFLPLIQGVEILDPGQVVYHETKTNGVVGRGVILECGPTLPDVYIWGFTQPGTDTIRAVVYNFGKGPKIQKLANDLGDLTVISNSASLSIEKLLLAAEGVYTCQALYDTPEGAKLYYYYVFLHVLVPVTKPYIVMSDSSPVEGTSVTMRCGLENGTGPINYIWEQESRESQLTIMAEIYDDNRFNVTDVNRNHTGWYRCLASNLVNQQRSDRIWLDIIFGPDQPQIDVTPYSVTERGYSALEKETVSLLCQASSNPPSQYVWFYNNSQVYTGPQFTITKVLRMHTGHYACLAQNTYLNTRSRKTITLTVYYPPDGAPTCSILPVSNYTDLALRCTWEGGIPAASLRWTPYVFGQESEGFTNLTKIQKGEETANNTVFICQGSHIASNEIKSCSARTWMPSGEPKCSAYATRNNEYLMLSCSWEGGFPRALVWWASSSGDMQGTSEENANILVLRSSATYSGKAFICHAKHPLTKETKQCALKLEAPVLVTQRSVMSVYEGSDVQLTCILSRNYPVTEITWYNNLKQHVNEIPKKYVLERAAAWTNLTVRETDSETDSGQYWCSATNAVGGAEIPIMLMVKRYPMPPNISISRIIYNSRQRTDVDLEWQLQTDGDLTGFFIERQRLPEPVKKRNGGLPWQKLVDLEPDSRSFQISNLDPLGSYAFRITAINHRTIGNPSEIKSPADPPFNAYPAVIGAAIGGMIIATIITVLLFMYVVRNRNNNPRLHDLIFGRQNSQSRENINFPEDEVPGTAEGENGEGQPSSSVSPAASMALPRPTATPTNLPPGEEPVNVTITVMASS, encoded by the exons ATGGTCCAAAGAGTTTTAGGGGTGCCTTATATCTGTCTGACTGTTTTATTTCTACCCCTCATCCAAG GCGTAGAGATCTTGGACCCGGGGCAGGTGGTATACCATGAGACTAAGACTAATGGAGTGGTGGGACGTGGAGTGATCTTGGAGTGCGGCCCCACCTTGCCTGATGTCTACATCTGGGGTTTCACCCAACCGGGCACAGACACCATCCGTGCTGTGGTGTACAACTTTGGGAAGGGTCCCAAAATACAGAAATTAGCCAATGACTTGGGTGATCTGACAGTAATCAGCAACAGCGCCTCTCTGTCCATTGAGAAGCTTCTTCTGGCTGCAGAAGGAGTGTATACCTGCCAGGCACTGTATGATACCCCAGAGGGAGCCAAGCTGTATTACTACTATGTATTTCTGCATGTTCTAG TGCCAGTTACCAAACCTTACATTGTGATGAGCGACTCTTCGCCAGTGGAGGGCACTTCAGTGACCATGCGGTGTGGCCTGGAGAATGGCACGGGTCCTATTAATTACATATGGGAACAGGAGAGCCGGGAAAGCCAGCTCACCATCATGGCCGAGATCTATGATGACAACCGATTCAATGTCACTGATGTCAACCGCAATCACACTGGATGGTACAGGTGCCTTGCCAGCAACCTAGTCAACCAGCAGCGCAGTGACCGAATCTGGCTTGACATAATTT TCGGTCCAGACCAGCCTCAGATCGATGTCACTCCTTACTCAGTGACAGAGCGGGGTTATTCCGCCCTGGAAAAAGAGACGGTTTCCCTCCTGTGTCAAGCTTCTTCTAATCCCCCGAGTCAGTACGTCTGGTTCTACAACAACTCCCAGGTGTACACAGGTCCACAGTTCACCATCACCAAGGTCCTACGCATGCACACGGGCCACTACGCATGCCTGGCTCAGAACACTTACCTCAACACCCGCTCCAGGAAAACCATCACCCTCACCGTCTACT ATCCTCCAGATGGCGCTCCAACATGCTCGATCCTACCAGTAAGCAATTACACTGACCTAGCCCTCCGCTGTACCTGGGAGGGTGGTATCCCTGCAGCCAGTTTGAGATGGACCCCGTATGTGTTTGGACAAGAGAGCGAGGGATTCACAAACCTCACCAAGATTCAGAAAGGTGAAGAGACTGCAAACAACACTGTGTTCATCTGTCAAGGCTCACACATCGCATCAAATGAAATCAAGAGCTGCAGTGCCAGAACTT GGATGCCCTCCGGGGAGCCAAAGTGTTCTGCATATGCAACTCGAAATAATGAGTACCTAATGCTGTCCTGCTCCTGGGAAGGTGGGTTCCCTCGAGCCCTGGTGTGGTGGGCATCCAGCTCAGGGGACATGCAAGGCACGTCTGAGGAGAATGCCAACATCCTGGTTCTGCGGTCAAGCGCTACCTACAGTGGCAAGGCCTTTATATGCCATGCAAAACATCCTTTGACAAAGGAGACAAAACAGTGTGCTTTAAAGCTGG AGGCACCAGTCCTAGTGACCCAGCGCAGTGTGATGTCTGTCTATGAGGGTAGTGATGTCCAACTCACCTGTATCTTGAGTAGAAACTACCCTGTCACAGAGATCACATGGTACAACAACCTGAAACAGCATGTGAATGAGATTCCTAAGAAGTATGTCCTGGAGCGGGCCGCTGCCTGGACCAACTTGACCGTGCGGGAAACGGACAGCGAGACAGACAGTGGCCAGTACTGGTGTTCAGCTACTAATGCTGTTGGAGGGGCAGAGATTCCCATTATGCTGATGGTCAAGA GGTATCCAATGCCACCAAATATAAGCATCAGTAGGATCATTTACAACAGTCGTCAACGGACAGATGTTGACCTAGAGTGGCAGCTCCAGACTGATGGTGACCTCACCGGGTTCTTTATAGAACGCCAGAGGCTCCCTGAACCTGTGAAGAAAAGAAACGGTGGTCTTCCCTGGCAGAAATTGGTAGATCTGGAGCCTGATTCCCGAAGCTTCCAAATCAGCAATCTGGATCCCTTAGGATCCTATGCATTTCGCATTACTGCCATCAACCATCGCACCATTGGAAACCCTTCGGAGATAAAGAGCCCAG CCGACCCTCCATTCAATGCCTACCCAGCTGTGATTGGGGCAGCCATCGGGGGCATGATCATAGCCACAATAATCACTGTACTGCTCTTCATGTATGTGGTACGGAACCGCAACAATAACCCAC GGCTTCATGACTTGATATTTGGAAG gCAGAATAGCCAGTCTAGAGAGAACATTAACTTCCCTGAAGATGAGGTTCCTGGAACAGCAGAAGGGGAGAATGGTGAAGGACAGCCAAGTTCATCAGTTAGTCCAG CGGCATCAATGGCACTGCCAAGGCCAACCGCAACACCTACAAACCTTCCCCCTGGCGAGGAGCCAGTCAACGTAACTATTACTGTCATGGCCTCAAGCTAA